In one window of Oncorhynchus kisutch isolate 150728-3 linkage group LG16, Okis_V2, whole genome shotgun sequence DNA:
- the LOC109906563 gene encoding CTD nuclear envelope phosphatase 1A — MLKTRQCLLGIRTFLGVTSRMWGFILYILRKHLRTVIQYQTVRYDTLPLSPISRNRLNAVKRKILVLDLDETLIHSHHDGVLRPTVRPGTPPDFILKVVIDKHPVRFFVHKRPHVDFFLEVVSQWYELVVFTASMEIYGSAVADKLDNNRNILKRRYYRQHCTLDLGSYIKDLSVVHKDLSSIVILDNSPGAYRSHPDNAIPIKSWFSDPSDTALLNLLPMLDALRFTADIRSVLSRNLHQHRLW, encoded by the exons ATGCTGAAGACCCGTCAGTGTCTACTTGGCATCCGCACTTTCCTAGGTGTAACGTCCAGAATGTGGGGATTCATCTTGTACATTCTCAGGAAGCACCTACGTACG GTAATCCAGTACCAGACGGTGCGGTATGACACTTTACCACTGTCCCCCATCTCCAGAAATAGACTTA ATGCAGTGAAGAGGAAGATTCTGGTGCTGGATCTAGATGAGACGCTGATCCACTCACACCACGACGGGGTCCTCAGACCCACAGTGAGACCCGGCACACCACCAGACTTCATCCTCAAG gtAGTCATTGACAAGCACCCTGTCAGATTCTTTGTACATAAAAGGCCGCACGTTGACTTCTTTTTAGAAGTG GTCAGCCAGTGGTATGAGCTGGTAGTATTCACGGCCAGTATGGAGATCTATGGCTCGGCAGTGGCAGACAAGCTGGACAACAACAGGAACATCCTGAAACGCAGATACTACAGACAG CATTGCACGTTGGATCTAGGTAGTTATATTAAAGACCTGTCTGTTGTACACAAAGACCTGTCTAGTATCGTCATCCTGGACAACTCGCCTGGAGCTTACCGGAGTCATCCAG ACAATGCAATACCTATCAAGTCTTGGTTCAGCGACCCTAGTGACACAGCACTCCTTAACCTTCTGCCTATGCTAGATGCACTTAG GTTCACCGCTGACATCCGATCCGTCCTCAGTCGAAACCTTCACCAGCACCGGCTCTGGTGA